Proteins encoded in a region of the Thunnus maccoyii chromosome 4, fThuMac1.1, whole genome shotgun sequence genome:
- the LOC121895968 gene encoding monocarboxylate transporter 2-like has translation MPPAAATNLGYTPPDGGWGWAVVFGAFISVGFSYAFPKSLTIYYKEIQEYFSVSYSEIAWVSSVMLASMYAGGPVSSTLVNRYGSRPVVMVGGVMVCTGMVLASFGTSIIHLYLCVGVIGGFGLAFNLQPAVTIIGTYFQAKRPLANGLAMTGSPVVLFTLAPLNQFLFDSFGWRGSFLILGSITLNCCVAGSLMRPVNKNIQPKPKTELPECNGGEEAATADTIAHTDDLLSEETQNESSSQSCLQKFVDFSLFRHRGFLIYLIGNVVMFFGFFAPVVFLAPYAKHQGIDEYSAAFLLSIFALSDMFIRPTTGLIGNTKWIRPRIQYFFSFAVSYSGVCHLLCPLASGYLGLAVYAVFFGLGFGMVSALLFEVLMDLVGAHRFSTAVGLVTIIECGPVLLGPPLSGALVDIFGDYKYMYFACGVFMLTPGIFFFIMNYYNYKKLDEEQRQSVAVKMRTSEEAVQLKMSHDEKTAHETNG, from the exons ATGCCCCCTGCAGCAGCAACCAATCTAGGCTACACCCCACCAGATGGAGGCTGGGGCTGGGCTGTCGTCTTCGGCGCTTTCATCTCCGTAGGATTCTCCTATGCCTTTCCCAAGTCACTTACCATCTACTATAAGGAGATTCAGGAATATTTTTCGGTTTCCTACAGTGAGATTGCCTGGGTGTCCTCTGTCATGCTTGCTTCTATGTATGCAGGAG gaCCTGTGAGCAGTACACTTGTCAATCGCTATGGCAGCAGACCTGTGGTTATGGTCGGTGGGGTCATGGTTTGCACTGGCATGGTGCTCGCTTCTTTTGGCACTTCTATCATTCATCTCTATCTTTGTGTTGGAGTAATTGGAG GTTTTGGCCTTGCCTTCAATTTGCAGCCGGCCGTGACGATCATAGGTACCTACTTCCAGGCCAAAAGACCGCTGGCAAATGGACTCGCTATGACAGGAAGTCCGGTTGTTCTGTTCACTCTTGCTCCTCTCAATCAATTTCTGTTTGATTCTTTTGGCTGGAGAGGGAGCTTCCTCATCCTGGGATCCATTACTTTGAACTGCTGTGTGGCTGGTTCTCTGATGAGACCAGTCAACAAAAATATCCAACCCAAGCCAAAAACTGAGCTACCAGAGTGTAACGGGGGTGAGGAAGCTGCTACTGCTGACACCATTGCACACACAGATGACCTCCTATCTGAAGAAACCCAAAATGAGAGCAGTAGTCAGAGCTGTTTGCAAAAATTTGTAGATTTCTCACTTTTCAGACACCGGGGTTTCCTCATTTATCTCATTGGTAATGTGGTTatgttttttggctttttcGCCCCTGTGGTTTTTCTGGCCCCTTATGCCAAACATCAAGGGATTGATGAATATTCAGCAGCTTTCTTGCTCTCTATTTTTGCTCTATCGGACATGTTCATCAGACCGACAACTGGCCTCATAGGAAACACCAAATGGATTAGGCCAAGAATccaatattttttcagttttgctgtttCATACAGCGGTGTATGTCACCTTTTATGCCCGCTGGCATCTGGATATTTGGGTCTGGCAGTTTATGCTGTCTTCTTTGGTTTGGGTTTTGGGATGGTTTCTGCACTGCTCTTTGAAGTTCTCATGGACCTTGTTGGAGCTCATCGCTTCTCAACTGCAGTTGGGCTTGTCACCATTATCGAGTGTGGCCCAGTGCTTCTTGGACCCCCACTTTCAG GAGCTCTGGTTGATATTTTTGGGGATTACAAGTACATGTACTTCGCGTGTGGTGTGTTCATGCTGACGCCTGGcatatttttcttcatcatgAACTACTACAACTACAAGAAACTGGATGAGGAGCAGAGGCAGAGTGTGGCTGTGAAGATGAGGACTTCTGAAGAGGCAGTACAACTTAAAATGAGCCATGATGAGAAAACAGCACATGAGACAAATGGATGA